CAGTTTGTGTCAAAAAGGAGGCTCTGtttttacttgaaaaagaaTCGCTCCTTTCACCGAAAAGTCGCATGCTACAAGGGCTGGGCATCACTGGAATGGAGGAGAGGCGTTTACCTTGCTCTGGAAAATTCATTGCTATCAGTCCTAAGCAGTCTGGAGCAATGTAATATTCAAACAACAAGAGATGCTCAGAGTCCAACCTGCAAAACTAACGCTAGTGTTATTAAAAGGTTTACCAGATCTAGTGCATTATGCTATACATACCTGTACAAAGCCTTACATACAtctatacaaaataaaagctttggcTGCTTATAACACTATTATTAGTGTTAGAAAGCATTTCCAAGTCTGAAGTTGTCTTTTGTCCTACTTTACGGATTCTGCTTATACAGTGGCAATTTGTGCTACTGAGTAAAGAAAGAATATTaggtgacaaaaataaaaagaaaaaagtgtatgaGATACACCCTTTTAATTCCAATTATTTCATTTGCCAATATGTATTAAAATCAGATGCATGTTAGAGCTGCTTTCCAAAGCTCTTTCagcaaaattcagcaaaatTCAATATTGAAATATAgtatcagtatttatttttttttagtagtagCAAGTAATGGCTGCAATATGCAATAATCCCTGATGATAGCCTGTAAAAAGATAATCAGAGAGGCAGTACAATTATATTGCCCGAAGTCTGGAAAAGCTTGAACTTGCAGTAGGGTCATGAATGAAAGCTCACTGTAGTATCATGCATACTAGCTTGTATTTGTAATCCCCATAAGCTAGCACTAAAAATAGGGTAGATATGCCCAGCCCTAGCCCCACAGCTACCTTACTTTCAAatgcagcaaaacagaagaaaaaattgtttaaagtTAAGGCACAGCCCTGGGACCAAAGacctgcagcttttttttttttcttttttcctttttttttttttttttttattgatataTCTTTACgtattttatacttttcttgAATCTTCCATAAACAAGCTCTAAGGTGACATAGAGTatattacaggagaaaaaatgtacAAGGAATATGTATACACAATAATCATTCTCTCACCAAGAGTTTCCAAATATAGCAACACCACCCTCACAAGGATGATGTTATAATAAGAACTGGTAATTTACAATTAACATTACAGTATGTACATTACAATAAATACATGGTTGTAAACAGAGACAAACAAGACTGTATTACAGGTAAGGTCATTTGGTGAGAAAAATGCATggcacaaatgaaataaataatgcattttaaaagaattgtcaaagctttctgaaaaatccatttcattcaagtttttaaaacttctgaatgCTATTTGTTCTATCTATATtctttcattatcttttttaaCAATGacacaaaacaatttaaaaattcaaatacagCATTATTGAGTACAGTAACTTGCAAGCTAAAGTGTACTGTTATAAGCAATGTGAATTTTctccccccctttcctccccccaaTACCCAACTCATCGCATTTTATTAtggcaaaattatttaaaacacataaaGCCACTTGTAAATTGTATTGTTTTAAAGCAGTGTGCAATGCTAAAACACACTTtggcaaaagaggaaaaaaaaaaagattgtacaGTGCATTATATCCCCATCTCTAAGAAATGATACAATTTTCTATGATTTGATTGTCCATATGTATGGGTATATGTCTCACAATACAATATGgtgttttctcttcatttacTTTCAGTTAGTGCAGATACAAAAGCTTTTCAGGTCCCCATTGGTCATTTTGGAATTTATATTGCTTTTCCATTATTAAGGTTCCAGGCACTCTTAGGGATTGAGAGGATTTTTAGGTGGGTCAGGTTCAGGAAGAAATgatgaagaacaaaatattgTTGAAACCTTAAAAACATGagttctcttcattttctttccccttcagtATCATCTGTGCTAAAGCCCTGTGAGGGCTAAAGGTAGAGAAAATTTTGACCTGGATATAGAAGAATGTGAAATGAATTTAAAGGCTGAATTATTAGCCAATAGTTTTCAAATAAGTTCTTATCTTAAAGAAGATCtcagacacttaaaaaaaagataaaaaataaaaaccaaaatgaaaacaaacaaaaaaaaaacaaactacaacaacaacaaaaaacaacatttatatcTGCTTATTTACTACCAAATTAATCCAAACAGGGAAATAATGTCtgattccattttcttttgttaagaAATCATCTTGATATTGTCATTTTACCAGAATTTTACAGAATGGAGTCTGTGCCTTCTCTAGGCAACTATTTCCCAACTGAAAACTACAATTTTAATGAAGGGTAAAGCAGTGGAGATAAAAAATTCCTGTTTCATGTGAGCAAGCACCAGGACAGGCAAATGTCAAACACGAACTCCTAATTCCCTTTAGCTTTCCAAGTTATGAAAGTTTTCAGTACCAATCAAACCTAAAAGTAGGCTTCTCTCAGCACAAGCTGtataaaggataaaaaaaaaagatgagattaAAATAATGTGGAGTAAACTACCACTCTCATGACACactttttaattacttaaaaacatagaaaaaaaaagatggaccTGGCTCTTCttgcaataaaaatatgaaaaaataatgctaatcacaatttttatattttacatgtCTTGGATTAGCAAATGGTTTAACTAGATCactaaaagataaaaagaaactaCGGGAATCAAAATTGGAAATAATACATTAATGCTTTTATGCCAAAATATATATTCCAAATACTGTATTTGCTTGTTCTGATTTAGCAGTCTATAGTTCCCAGGCAAAAAAATGGTCTGCAAATCATGTTTCAGAGGGATACATTTCACAAATATAGTCGAAGAGCTGCCTTTATATTAAAGACAATTCATTACCTTTCTTACTGGCCCTAGTCCTGCAAATCTTAATCTTAACAGTTGGTTTCAAAGGTAGTACTACTTCTGGTACTAAGTCAGAATTGACAGGATCAGGCCACTATGAGGACAATAGCAAAACATAACTTCCTCTAATATGTCTGGGAACattataatgaaaacaaaaaaaattccatCAGACTGTAGGAGTTTTGGGTAACATAAAGGATGTTCATGAAACTCactaatacataaaataatagaTGTTTAAAATTCAATATTGTTTTGAAGTTCTAAGGtgcaaaacaagaaggaaataaaaaaccCTAGAAGTATTATCCAGTGTAGCACAGATTTGTACTGAAAACTTGCAAATTactctttggaaaaaataaccaGTGGCAGATGAAGTCggaaagtgtttttctttaaatataatacCTCAgtacatttaataataaaagtaagCTCTACAAAAGATCTCTCTTTTACATATTATACAAAATGCAGAGTTCAGTGCAACCCATTGGGTTACACTTTTTTCAGTCACTTATCAGGAAGACttgaaattagaaaattatgCAATTTCCACAGCTCATCTTCCTATTGGTAACAGATTCGTGTTGTGTCCCATCATTTATGTGCATTTGCTTTCCAGTAGGAAcctcagtttattttctgtctgtttccTCTGATGACGAACATTATCCAATGCTTAagttgagaaataaaataaaaataaaataaaataaaataaaaagtaaaataaaataaaataaaataaaataaaataaaaaactaccAAAGCATACCAGCATTCGGTTGGCAGGTGGTActcctctgaaaatatttgatttagtTAATCAAATCTGTGAAATTGAGTTTAGTAAGATGTAGTTTATGGATCTTCTTCCCCCACTTTCTGAAGCAATGGAGGTGAAGATTCTGGTTACAATATTCCTGAGTGCCAAACTGAGTCATCAAGGTCAGTTTTGATTAACAAACGTCCTAGCAGATGACAGTGAGTTGTGATCATGATTGTAGCATACAACATACACTTTGGAAACCATTACTTAATtagagagaggaaggaggggagagggaaagggagagggcaAGACAGAGAGGATATGTCCTCATTGTTATGTGTCAGGAGCATGGTCTTCCACTACACAAGGTTCTGTCTGGTTCTCCTCCTCTTCTACTTCTTCCCCTACTTGCTCATCAAGAGGAATTTCAGTGGATTCTGAATCCTGGGTGCAAAGAGTCTTGGAGTCACTGCAGCTGGTGTCTTCTTCTACTTGACTTCCACTGTCCTTTTCGGTGTCTGACTCTCCATCTTCCTCCAGTGTTAATTCAAACTggaatttttcagtttgtccCTGTCTACCCTCTTCCTGGTCATCAGGTGCAGGAGAGGGACTTTGAGGGATTGTGCTCTGGTACCATTCTCGATTGTCTTCCAGTGTATCTAAGATATCCTGGGCATCTGGGTGAACAAGATCTGCCCATGTCTCCCACAAAGGATGAACAATGTAGTCTATAAAACCCACCTGTTTCAAACAATAGAAAATTAGAATAAGATCTTATTCACAAAAAACGAAAAACTATGAATAAACATCACAGTAATTCAATCCATTTACTGTACAGAAGCTTTCAATATTCATGCTGTCTAAAAGAAATAGACCATAATGCCTGAGAAAGATAACACTAGCATGAGACACCAGACACAGCACTCTTAAGGTGGCTGTAAGGAGCCCATGCTGTTCTAAGCAGAAAATAGGGTCTCTTAGCATCTCAAACCTCTCATTCAGGATATTGGATAAGGACTTGGAAAGaatttgtttccaaatgaaTTGTTCTTTCCAAAGAACTCCATTGCATTTAGTGAGCCAAACAGCTGCTTTatatttaattctgcttttgaagGAAATCCTAATGAGCAGCTGtacaatattattttctgaagaatatGCTTCATTGCAGATAACAACAATGATGGAATCCCCTCAGGAAACACACTGCTATGCACTATGTTTTCACAGTAAGAATCTTAACTCCTCTCACTTGCTACCCAGAAgctgaattaattaatttagagaggaaaaacaaggaaatagtgcgtataaataattttgataaaatcagaaatttatCAAAATATGAAGAATGGTTATGGACTATCTTCTTCCATTAAAATGTCATACTAGGCTATTTATCTGCTTACTGAAATCAGTTACCTGTGATTTTTCTACAGATGCATTGTGCTTATCACACATGGGACTTATCTCCAttcccctctctctttcccGATCTCCTTGACGGAAGAATTCCTCCATTATTCTATCTGTCCATTGGCGGTATAGGTGGAGTGGCTTTGTTGGATTGCTGAGATCTGCACAGTGCACCATATTCTGAAGAACCTAAAATAGATTGAACACCTGCTGTGTTATTAcactggagaaaaacagctcCCTTTCCATTTACACGTTTGGTGGCTGTGAACTGGAATCTTGAAAATACATGTAGTGCAAGATTTATTCTGGAGAGCAAAAACTTAGTCCTTGACTGTTTTTCACACCTGCAGTAATAGCCATGAATTACCTCACTTCTACTGCTTCTCCCCATgtaagagacagaaaatgtttcagagaaagACCAAGAAGGTGCTGACAATTTGAAGGGTAGGGCAAAGCCAAAATCAGCCTAGAAGTATATTACCACCTCACTAATTTCCTAAAGAATAATTCAGTACCTAACAGAATATGTAACATGCAAGAAACGTgagagagaagaggggagagagTGAGTCATGGTGTGAAAATAGACAGTTGATCTAACCCACGCTGAAGACTAGGTAGGCAAAAGCTATTGATGATGTAACACATGATAATACAGATAAATTTTCTTACCTGAATTCTATCTGAATAGTTATCAAGAAGTAAGACACCAGAACTTGTCACTTTTTTGGTTTCAACCATAGTTTTTAAATCAGCCAATAGATTCATATGCTTAGACATGTCTGTTGCAAGTAccttgaaagaaacaaaagaataaatcatttttaaaaactttttttttttaattaaaaatatcatttattcTACTGACTTTTAAGAAACCTTTGGACCCCAAAACAAATGGTTCTCAGTAGAAAACCTAAGTTCTGTATCTGAATAGACTACAGAAGTCTCAGTCCCATATGTCATCAGTGTCctaatgctttcattttgattattttaagaatatgaCAAAATAATTGGAGAAAGATTTGATCATTCTTAGTTCATTATCATTAATTCTGTAGAAAATTTCCAGCTGTGATTGTGAAATGCCAAACACAGACATCAGTATGAAAACAGCTTGAAACAGGGCTGTATACCTTCCAGAAAGGTATACATGGTtatcaaaactgaaaagaacCCACTATTCATGTttggacaaaataaaatacaacttcATCTAACAACTTGTAATTTATCCTAAAATGTTGCTGTGCATAATCATTCAATTTGCTAGCACTATGCAAAAGAGACTCTAAAGCAGAACTCACAATGTCAATGACCATTTTCCTCAATGActgcctctgtttttttgtcaaattctggaaaatgtcacaattttcttcctgtagcAGCTTAAAGCCCACAGCTAAGTGGTGATTCTCCAGTACTGATGAGTCATTGTACATCAAGGCGAGTTCAGAATCTGCAATAACAATCACAGGGCAGAATATTACTAAAGCCTTTGCTTCCACCAAATCCCTtatgatttttcaaatgaattacATTCATAACAAGATTTACAGATGAACTATTAGAAAACAATTTCCGGTAGTTCACACAGTATCAAAACTTGCAGAATTGACAACTGAACATCTTAACAAATCAAAGCAAAGTAcgttgagaaaaataaaaagccagctTTGCAGTGGAGTGTGTACACATGCCTGGAATGGCAAGTTAGAAAACAAtacaaggaagatatttttcagaatacattttcatatatgCATGTGGtcacatggaaaatattatgcataaatacacaaactaaaacacattttgatgtttttttgtcttccttctgccccttcctccctccctccctaccCACTAAAACTGAATTGCTTAAGTGAAGGTGTACCTATCCACTACTCAGACCTGCGAATACACAGCTAAGGCTTCAGTGCAGGTCAGGCAGAGCACACTCATCTTGGTTTCCAAACAATATACCTCTGCAGTTATGTAAGACACTCAGTTAAGTAGCAAGTTGTGCCTAAGGGGCATCATTAGTCTGTGACAATGGATGTTTTGAGAGGAGGCTGGTGGGACTGTCACAGTTACACTTCTGatctttttattgaaaagctATGTGGCTTGAAAGTGCAAGCAGTGGCCTTGCTTATTGTCTCATATTTGAGTGTGATCTACTTGTGATGTTAAAATGGTACCTTCACTAACAAAACTTTCTTCACTCAGTTGTGCCATGTGGCTGTGAGAATAAGTGAAGCTCATACTCCTTTCTTAGGCCTGTACCAAGGCACACATGAAGACAGCtttgacaaataaaaacagtttagaCAATTTTCTGCACGGATTTGGATTCTACACAGGAACGCCACACAATCAGCTTGCACTTTTTAAGACACAGAGTGCAAATGAATCTATCATCCAAAAAGCATTCTTCTTATGCAATCACATTTGTGCTGACATAAACTTCTGTTTATTGCAGTTGTTCTATCTGAAATCTAACCACATGTGAGTCTATTCTACTCCTTGTCCTCTTTATCTTCCTCTacaaaagctttgtttcaaaATCTCTCTGGTTCAATAGGGTGCTTTTATAGGCTCTGCTCTTCAGATTTCAATAGTCTCGTTGCGCATTCTCCTGCTGTCTTCCTCTCTTGTCCTGAACACATCGATCTTGTGAATTGGGAAACCCTTCCTCTAACTTTCCTTATCCTAATGGTAGCAAAACTGTAAtagcaaaagggaaaagaaagaaagtttgtCAAATGGTATCTCTTTTGTCTTTCACAGAATATTTATAAAGTTTGACTACTTGtcatttttcttacaaagaCGACAGGCAGTGGTTTATATTCCTTTCAAACAGCCTTCTGAAGAGCTTCAATTGCAAAACCCTCAACATAGCTGAACTACTTTGTAAGGGCTGCAACTACAGAGAGAGTTAAAACATTCTCAACTTTGTAATGGAGGTGGAAAGTTCCTCCTTGGTAACATCTGTAGCACACTATAAGCTTCAAGACTACTTGGAAGGATAGACTTAACAGTTGTCAAATATGCATCTCCCCCGATGCTAGCACAATCCACATTTGTTTATACTTTAATAGTGTTTATGAGGGATCAAGTTTTTGGAAAACTTTCTAAATGGATTTTAAATCCTGAAACGATATAATAAAACTCTGAAATATAATGTGTAAGTAATTATAAAGAATAAcctgaaatatggaaaacatGCACGTTACATAAGTctataatgattttttaaatgtattcttATACTTCTTAATGAAATGCTAATACATTGCAAGGTTCATTGGAAAACATAAAATTGGGTTGAAGAAAATGATCTTCTAGAGATTAGGAAAATCTGGGAGTTGAGAGATTTTGTAACTTTTATAGAAGTCATGTAGGCATTGATTCTTAAGTCCTCGTGGAAAATGAGTTAAAAccttaaataaaactgaattaaatgcTCTTTATGTCTATCTCTGTTCCTATGGTTTCTTCTTCAAGCGTGTAACAACTCAAAAGGGATAAAACCCCTTTGTCTCTTTTGAGCTTACTAACAGCAGTTCCAGTTAGTGGCACTACTCGATTTACAAGGAAGTCTTCTCCATCAGAAGGAACTGAGAATAACGAGACATTTTTCTAAGCCGCTACATCAGTATCACTCTTAACTCAGCTGAGTTTCAACCATCTGCCTTAAAAGTGAAAGCTTTATGTAGCACTACTGGCCCATTCATCTTGACAGTCATGCCGCTTAAACATAACCAACTCAGTGTTTCCCCATAGCAACTCTGAGCCACCAATACATCTTGCCATTcaatttctaattaaataaacaaaaactttacTTATATGTGCCTATTCTTAAGTGTTTCGGCTTTACACAGTTTCATGAACAATGCTTGATTCACCATCTTTCTACACTACACTGCTAACGGCACTTATTACCAACACAGTACCAGAAATCTAGAGACAGTCCCAATCCTTCACTTTGCAGATGAGTCACCAAATAAAATTTCACTACAGGGTAGCCCTCAGGCCATTAAGGCAAATAAAATTAGATACAGACTAGACTTGAGGTCTTATCTGAATGTACAGCAGAAATGAGTCAGAACAGAATCTCCTTTCTTCAAACCATATTGCTGATATGGGGTCATACTATTTTAGCACCAGTGGAATAGATTCACCCTGTGAATCTATTAACCCAGACAGTGTCTATGAACATGCAAACCGATGGGTCAGATACACAACTTCTAGGTATGCTTccatttctgtagctttttcttcttacatgCTTGAATTCTTAGAATTATTTCAAGTTTTGTTAATTCTGGGTCAGTTATTGTAAAAGGAGAAGACAACAGATGGCAAAAGAAATACGAGCATATGATGGAATTTGCTAAAATGTGCTACCCACTTATAGTAGGAAAAGAGAGTCATATAATCAAAGCAGGTTGCACTAGGGCAAGAAGCCACTCGGTAAATGTGCCGTGATTAGATTCAATGAGGCTAACAGTACTTTTCTTCTAGCAGAAGATAAAAGAGGGAAGTGGTTCATGTAGTGCTGCATAGAACAGCCTTGAGGAATGCAGAACAAGTACACTGTGTTTCACATTTGGAGATGGCATTAGGGTCTCTTTTCACTGGGGCTCACCCCTCCGTATTTGAAGCATCACTGAGtcacatataaaaaaaaaaaaaaaaaaaaaaaaaaaagaagacatttgcCACAGTCTGCCAGGGCAGGCTGAGAAAATTCAGTCCATGAGGCATGACTATGAagagatcagaaaaaaagtacagcaGCCAGGTAGAGCCAGAAATGCACCTACCATTCccatttctaaacagaaaatagtGACAGGATTATAgtctctctcttatttttcatGTCTTATTAATTCTTGCTAACCAGTACTGTGTATATTATTTCTAAAGTTACaagtaatacaaaataatatcCAATTGAAAATACAAACATCTACCCATTTACCAAGAAAAGGTacaagtaaaagcaaacaattaaCAGATTTTGTATTTCTCAGGTGCTATGTGCAGATCTTGCAGCAAATTTTTGAGAAAACCACTGAATATCAAACTTACTTGTGTTGATAAGAAACTGGTTTGAAACCCCAGGATGATCTACATCATGTATTGCACTGGCAAAAATTGCTGCAAGAATCTCCAAATCAGTGAACACTGCCTAGAAAACCATGAAATAGAAATGACAATCACTAATCAATGAAAAAACGGTTTCAGTAAAAGGAGTCTAGTTTAATCTTGATCTGAAcgttaaaaaaacacatttgaaatgcaTCAGGAATCTTAAGAAGGTATTTTACACATAGGTTATCACAATCTTTTGTAAAATCATCCATTACATTGAAttccataaatatttccagCTTGGCCATGAAAGTAAAACTATCCTTACTTCACACTAACAGCATCACTAAATTCAGTAACAACTGAAGCGTTTCTCAGTTTCAGTCTACAAATAAATCAACTTTTATTAAACCAGTAGTTACAGATTTAGATTTCTGACCTATAGCACAAATTCAAGTTAAAAATTCCTGCCAGATTCTTTCATGTTACATCTGACATGTCTATGTTACACAATAAACATACAGTCCTGCATTTGAAGAATGAACATCTCCTCAACAACACCAAAGGAAACGGTGATAGACTACAAGGCATTTTACTCAGCATTTACTGATATTTCTTTGTATGAGACTATTAGGAAAATAGGCAGCAAGGACTGCAAGGGACCTGATGGGTCACTGAGTCTTGTCTCAGGTTGTTACAAGTTCCCAAGTTACATAATGGCTTTCATAACTGATCAAGAACAGCTTAGAAGTATGTAGATCAGCAATGGTATTGGGCATATACTGCGATTTTACTGGTTAAAACTGCTGAGAGCAAGGTCATCAAAAACAGTTGAGTTAAATacagtcaaacaaacaaacaaaaaagcaataaaatctaaaaatgcTCCTGATGTTCAGTTTAGCTGTTTGGTAAAGATGGTGGGGATTTAAGAGCATAAGCTGATCTCCCTCTTTCTCAAGAGAATTCCAGAATCTTTGTGGATCTTTGCCAACTGTCATTCAGGTTCAGAACAAATACgcacaatttaaaaacaacaacaacaacaacaaataaacaaatggcCTTATTGAGGGAATCCTGTTTTATCACTGTCTTTCCTATGCAATTCCACTGTGGTTAGTGAGTCTCACATGGGAAGTAATGACGGAACAGGAAGCAGTTAATAATGAAACGAATGTAACAAGTTACAAATTGTTTTGCAACAAAAAAGGTTATGACAACACAAATCTGCAAGTATAAGACCAtgactttgaagaaaaacatgacatttttctgCACAATATTTACACACAAATAAACCCGGATCCTCACAAAGTATCTTTAAGAGAGAGCAACTTATGAAATAAATGtcaagatttctttttgaaaaatattacagaaactAAAATGTTTATCGTTTAGTTGAGAAGTCAAAGTATGTCCCTTCCTCTCATGCCTGCCTCTTTCCCACCTTGGTGTAGTTTACCTCTAATGCTGGGGTTGATAGCAAGACATGGGTTGACTGAACAACATCTGCAGCATGTATGTTATTGTGATATGCCACATCTGCATGGTAATGATCTTCTAGGGTCATCAGGTAAGTTATTAAAGTGTCTACtggaattttaaatgtttttaacaaatctcgttcctagaaaagaaaaagggaaacaagtCAGAttacaaagcacagaaaaatctctCAGATAAGCATGAAGCAGTATGGCTGCTCCTACTTGCCTGGAAAATAGTGTGCATGATGACGGTCAAAGGTCTGTTTCCAGATAGTTCTGCTACTCGGAAAACCTGAAGGCCCCATTTGTTCACATCTTCTAGTTCCTAGGACAGAATCAAGCAACAGAACCATTGAACTCTAACACACAGATTCCAGCATTTTTTGATTAAAACAGCTACAAACGGCAGACTcatgaaaatgcaaagcttGACGCCTGCTAGAGTCACTGTGAAAATTATATGCTAAACTCTAAAAGGGGGAAAGTTGCTACTATTACTCTTGTCATATTTGCACTGGCATCTACCACCTCTCCT
The sequence above is a segment of the Aythya fuligula isolate bAytFul2 chromosome Z, bAytFul2.pri, whole genome shotgun sequence genome. Coding sequences within it:
- the PDE4D gene encoding cAMP-specific 3',5'-cyclic phosphodiesterase 4D isoform X2 — protein: MSIVMKPRSRSTSSLRTADAMCFDVDNGTSSGRSPLDPMTSPGSGLILQANFVHSQRRESFLYRSDSDYDLSPKSMSRNSSIASDIHGDDLIVTPFAQVLASLRTVRNNFAALTNLQDRAPSKRSPMCNQPSINKATITEEAYQKLASETLEELDWCLDQLETLQTRHSVSEMASNKFKRMLNRELTHLSEMSRSGNQVSEYISNTFLDKQHEVEIPSPTQKEKEKKKRPMSQISGVKKLMHSSSLTNSSIPRFGVKTDQEDVLAKELEDVNKWGLQVFRVAELSGNRPLTVIMHTIFQERDLLKTFKIPVDTLITYLMTLEDHYHADVAYHNNIHAADVVQSTHVLLSTPALEAVFTDLEILAAIFASAIHDVDHPGVSNQFLINTNSELALMYNDSSVLENHHLAVGFKLLQEENCDIFQNLTKKQRQSLRKMVIDIVLATDMSKHMNLLADLKTMVETKKVTSSGVLLLDNYSDRIQVLQNMVHCADLSNPTKPLHLYRQWTDRIMEEFFRQGDRERERGMEISPMCDKHNASVEKSQVGFIDYIVHPLWETWADLVHPDAQDILDTLEDNREWYQSTIPQSPSPAPDDQEEGRQGQTEKFQFELTLEEDGESDTEKDSGSQVEEDTSCSDSKTLCTQDSESTEIPLDEQVGEEVEEEENQTEPCVVEDHAPDT
- the PDE4D gene encoding cAMP-specific 3',5'-cyclic phosphodiesterase 4D isoform X3, whose product is MMHVNNFPFRRHSWICFDVDNGTSSGRSPLDPMTSPGSGLILQANFVHSQRRESFLYRSDSDYDLSPKSMSRNSSIASDIHGDDLIVTPFAQVLASLRTVRNNFAALTNLQDRAPSKRSPMCNQPSINKATITEEAYQKLASETLEELDWCLDQLETLQTRHSVSEMASNKFKRMLNRELTHLSEMSRSGNQVSEYISNTFLDKQHEVEIPSPTQKEKEKKKRPMSQISGVKKLMHSSSLTNSSIPRFGVKTDQEDVLAKELEDVNKWGLQVFRVAELSGNRPLTVIMHTIFQERDLLKTFKIPVDTLITYLMTLEDHYHADVAYHNNIHAADVVQSTHVLLSTPALEAVFTDLEILAAIFASAIHDVDHPGVSNQFLINTNSELALMYNDSSVLENHHLAVGFKLLQEENCDIFQNLTKKQRQSLRKMVIDIVLATDMSKHMNLLADLKTMVETKKVTSSGVLLLDNYSDRIQVLQNMVHCADLSNPTKPLHLYRQWTDRIMEEFFRQGDRERERGMEISPMCDKHNASVEKSQVGFIDYIVHPLWETWADLVHPDAQDILDTLEDNREWYQSTIPQSPSPAPDDQEEGRQGQTEKFQFELTLEEDGESDTEKDSGSQVEEDTSCSDSKTLCTQDSESTEIPLDEQVGEEVEEEENQTEPCVVEDHAPDT
- the PDE4D gene encoding cAMP-specific 3',5'-cyclic phosphodiesterase 4D isoform X1 produces the protein MAQQTSPDTLTVPEVDNSHCQNPWLNEDLVKTLRENLLKYEKSRTSRKSSSASPRLSPVISPRNSPRLLRRMLLNSNIPKQRRFTVAHTCFDVDNGTSSGRSPLDPMTSPGSGLILQANFVHSQRRESFLYRSDSDYDLSPKSMSRNSSIASDIHGDDLIVTPFAQVLASLRTVRNNFAALTNLQDRAPSKRSPMCNQPSINKATITEEAYQKLASETLEELDWCLDQLETLQTRHSVSEMASNKFKRMLNRELTHLSEMSRSGNQVSEYISNTFLDKQHEVEIPSPTQKEKEKKKRPMSQISGVKKLMHSSSLTNSSIPRFGVKTDQEDVLAKELEDVNKWGLQVFRVAELSGNRPLTVIMHTIFQERDLLKTFKIPVDTLITYLMTLEDHYHADVAYHNNIHAADVVQSTHVLLSTPALEAVFTDLEILAAIFASAIHDVDHPGVSNQFLINTNSELALMYNDSSVLENHHLAVGFKLLQEENCDIFQNLTKKQRQSLRKMVIDIVLATDMSKHMNLLADLKTMVETKKVTSSGVLLLDNYSDRIQVLQNMVHCADLSNPTKPLHLYRQWTDRIMEEFFRQGDRERERGMEISPMCDKHNASVEKSQVGFIDYIVHPLWETWADLVHPDAQDILDTLEDNREWYQSTIPQSPSPAPDDQEEGRQGQTEKFQFELTLEEDGESDTEKDSGSQVEEDTSCSDSKTLCTQDSESTEIPLDEQVGEEVEEEENQTEPCVVEDHAPDT
- the PDE4D gene encoding cAMP-specific 3',5'-cyclic phosphodiesterase 4D isoform X4, giving the protein MPEANYLLSVSWGYIKFKRMLNRELTHLSEMSRSGNQVSEYISNTFLDKQHEVEIPSPTQKEKEKKKRPMSQISGVKKLMHSSSLTNSSIPRFGVKTDQEDVLAKELEDVNKWGLQVFRVAELSGNRPLTVIMHTIFQERDLLKTFKIPVDTLITYLMTLEDHYHADVAYHNNIHAADVVQSTHVLLSTPALEAVFTDLEILAAIFASAIHDVDHPGVSNQFLINTNSELALMYNDSSVLENHHLAVGFKLLQEENCDIFQNLTKKQRQSLRKMVIDIVLATDMSKHMNLLADLKTMVETKKVTSSGVLLLDNYSDRIQVLQNMVHCADLSNPTKPLHLYRQWTDRIMEEFFRQGDRERERGMEISPMCDKHNASVEKSQVGFIDYIVHPLWETWADLVHPDAQDILDTLEDNREWYQSTIPQSPSPAPDDQEEGRQGQTEKFQFELTLEEDGESDTEKDSGSQVEEDTSCSDSKTLCTQDSESTEIPLDEQVGEEVEEEENQTEPCVVEDHAPDT